Below is a genomic region from Candidatus Thorarchaeota archaeon.
GTGGCTTCGAAGTCTGCATCCCAGGATTTCTTCTGCACCCTGTCAGCAAGCTCTTCTATCATAGCATCTACTTTTTCGGGCACCAGCTCATTGTCCTCGATGGCTTCAACGAACAGTTCCTCATAGTAGGTCAGGTCTTCGAATTTGATGCCCGTCTTGCTAACTCTAAGTGGTTCGTCTGAGATAATTCTGACAACGCCTTTCCGTACACACGACATCATTATCATAGTGACGATTTCTTGGCGAGATTTGTTCACGAAGAACGCCGATTCGATAGGATCCAGTTCAGCTACAGTTCCGGGTTCACCAAAAGTCTCAATGGTAATCTCAGGTGATTCATAGTCGACCGTTGTTGTTTCATCAGCATCCCATTTGGCACCATAGCTAGCAGTAGCTGTCTTGTATCCGTAATAGGCCAAACCAAATAGAACCAGCGAGCCACCGCCAAATATTCCAATTACAGCTGCAATATCGGGGTCGATTAGAGGAGGCACCGATTCTTGCACGTAGATATTGGCCATACTAGTAACCCAATCCGTTTCATTGAGATTCGTTGCGGTAACTTGGAACGTTACTGTTAGAATAGCAGGCACATTCTCTGCATTGATTGTATAAACGAGGTGCACGCTTTCACCACCAACCAAGCTGCCAATATACTCTGAATCCTCGCCTTCAACCAAAGTAAGATTCTCAGACAGAGATACAGTAACTGTTACACCTTGCAGGGTCTGATCGCCAATATTGTACACATCTATTGGGAGTTCGAAATTCTGTCCCCCGTCCACATTGATATTCTGTTCCATATTGATTCCAAGTTGGCCAGGCATCAGGTATGGTGCATAGAAGCTCCAGTTTGTATAGTGGAACACTCTGAAATGATCCTCAGCTAATAAACCAGAAGACTCCAGACTGACGCTGAAATTCCGCTGCGGGGCGGAGGATTCCGATGGATAAGCGAGGAGATTGACTTCATCGAAATCCCTTGCAGCACCACCAGATGTTTCAATCTGTTGCCTGTAATCCTCCACATAACCAGCATAATCTGCTCCATCTGGCGTAATTCCACCTCCGGTTTCAATCCACGAAGTATTCATGGTAATCGGATAGATTACTCGCACATTCTCATAATCAACTGGAAGGCTCCATTGTACAGGTGCCCAATTGAATACTCCAAAGTCAGACGTTACTTCTTCTCCTGAGCCCTCGAGTTCAAGGGTGGCAGTGGTTTGTTCGATTACCCGTTCAGTACTCACGTAACCGAACACAACGGTAACAGACTCACCTTCTTGCGTTCGTGGGGTCCAATCAAGCTTGTATCCTTCTGAGACCGGGGTGACAACGAGTGGATATGTGTCCCCTTTGTATTCGATATATGCTCGCCCTTGGTCGTAGTAATTGGACTCCTCAATCCCGTAGAAATTGAAACCACCAATGGAGCCGCTTATCACAGAAAAGGTCATGAAATAGGTCACGTTGATTCGGCCATTTGGAAGCACGAAAACATCAACCAATATTTCATCGATGTTGACTTCAGGATCTTGAGCTGGTTCTCCCGCCATACTGACTGTCGGTGATAAGATGACTGTTAACAAGATAACAAAAACTAGGTACTTGGAACCGATTCTCAAAGCGTGTCTCTCCTCCTTACTTGTACTCCTCGTGCAACTCTATGGCTTGCTCGCGTAGGATATCTTCCGCGTCCTTCAGGCGGGCAGTGGCTTCCTCGATTGGTTCGCTTCTGCTTTGCCAATCTACTCCCTCAAGCAGCTTCCGAAGAGCCACCAAATCATCCACACAATTCATCAGTATCGTTGAAAATGGAGCGTGCATACGCCCGAAAAGGTCTCGTTTTGCTAGAAAACCCTTTAGTACCTGTTCCACAGTTGAGTCCACATCTTCAAATACATCTGACCGTTCAATACTGTTTTTAAGCAAATCGTAAATGACTGACGATATCTCGACAGAAGGCATCCTTTTGTGCCTCTCTCATTCCCTTCTTCTAGCTCGCAGGATTTCCGCTTGTGCGAATGTCAGGCTAGACAAGTCTGCTTTTGCTTCCGCCCAATCCACCAAATCAGGAAACTCCTGAATCATCCCTCCCCAGACAATGTGATATGCTCGCTTCAGAATCGTCTGTACGTCATTACCCTGACCTACGTATTCAAAGAAGGCCCTGATTTTGGCTGGAGACTGTCTAGAAAGCTCCTCCGGGACATCGGTTCCAAAGCCTGCAAAAATAACGCTGATTTCTCGCAGCACATCCGATCTCTCCCTGATTCCAGCTGCAATAACGGGTAAATCCATATCAAATGCTGAGAATTCCATAATCAACTTGTTATCCTTCACTTCGCCATAGGGCAAGGTCGTCTTTTTGCTCATATCAAACACCTATCTTTCTCACCATTGTGGTGGAAAATAGCTAGATAGCGTTTTCGCCTGTATTGCATTTGTCTTCTCCAATACTCTTAAGTCGATGCTTCAGGGTATCTCATTGATGACCAGTCAAGGATATGCTTACACACTCGAGGACCTACAGTGGGTTCCGAAATTCATGAGTGAGGTTAGTGAATACTTCTACGTCCGTGAAGAAGACCAACTTCTCATTCTACGCCCCAACAAAGTAATGAATCTAAATCAGACGGGCGTGAAGATGCTGAAAATGCTCCTAGATGGAAAAGAACCTAGATTCGTTGTAGACTATTTCATCAAGAATGCGGGTGCAGAAAGGCAGCAAGTATTGAACGACCTAGCAGATTTTGTGACTGACCTGCGAGAGATGGTAAGCGGTAACCAGAACATTTACACATATAATACAGCGAAAATCGTTCCCTTTGGGTACGGTGAGACCAAATTCCCCGTGCTTAGTGAAATCGCTGTAACATACCGCTGCAACAACAAGTGCAAGTTCTGTTATGCATATTCTCCATATCGCGAATCAGGGGAGATGAGTACTGAGGAGGTCAAACGTGTCATCGATATTATTGTGGATGATGCGAAGGTTCCAAGTTTGTCATTTACAGGAGGAGAACCAACACTCAGGACAGACCTTTTCGAACTGATCCAGTATGCTCGTAAGAAAGGTCTTAGAGTGAATCTTATCACGAACGGCCGGAAATGTGGCGACAACGAGTACGTTGAACAGTTGGTTGAAGCTGGCCTTCACAGCGCACAGGTGTCCATAGAAGGATCGAATGCGGAAGTTCATGACTGTATCGTTGGAGTGCCAGGAGCATTTGAAGAGACAGTACAGGGAATCAGGAATCTGAGAGAGACGGACATCTATACGCATTGCAACACCACCATCTGTAAGCTGAATGTCCATGATTTGGAGAATCTTGTGGATTTCCATGCCGAAGAATTGGACCTCACCTACTTTTCGATGAACATGGTGATTTACACTGGCTCAGCTGCCAAGCTCCGTGATGAATTGCAAATAACCTTCTCGGAAATCGGAGAAATAGTAGAGAAGGTACAGAAGAGAGCCAAGAAAAAGGGAATTGAGTTTGTGTGGTATGCTCCGACCCCCGTGTGCCTCTTCAATCCCATTGCTCATGGGCTGGGCGCTAAACATTGTGCATGCTGCGAAGGTTTGCTCTCGGTTGATGCAGAAGGCAATCTCTTACCCTGTTCCAGCTTTAGTGAACCGGTGGGTGATTTGCTTCATGATGGTTTTGAAGAAGTCTGGTACAGGAGAGCCGCCAAATTCTGGAGGGAAAAAGAATTTGCTCCAGAGGGGTGCAAATCTTGTGAGTATTTCCAGTATTGTTACGGGGCCTGTCCACTATATTTCGACGTTATGGGGTTCAATGAAATCAAGCCATTCTGGCCGGAAAAAAACAGGGTTTCAGAGAAGATTGACGAAATGAGATTGAAGCTCAGACGACGAATCAAAGGCGATCAGCACGGAATCACCTGAACTATGAACAAGTCGAATGGAGAACTAAATCCATGCATATTCATGATGTTCTAACACCAGCAGCTGTTGTTGATTTGGAGCGAGCAAAACGAAATATCAAAAGGATGGCAGAATTCGCTTCGGAGAATGGGGTCAGTCTGCGCCCACACGTGAAAACTCACAGATGTTCCGAGATTGCGAGGATACAGAAGAAGCATGGTTGCAACGGAATCACTGTTGCAACGTTGGGTGAGGCACTAGCATTTGCTGAAGCTGGCTTTGATGATTTGACACTCGCCAAACCATTTGTTCTAGGAAAAGAGAAAGAAGCAATCAAACTCGCGAAGAAAGTTTCGCTGAATCTTCTTGTTGATCATCCTCAAACTGTAGAAAGGTTGCAAAAAGCGGCCACAGAAGAAAAGATGACTCTGAAGGTACTTTTGAAGGTCGACTGTGGATATCACCGCTGTGGTGTTGATCCATCGCGTCCAGAGAGTATTAGAGTTGCAGAAAGCATCGAGAAGGCAGATAATTTAGTATTCGAAGGAATTCTGACCCACGGAGGTCACTCATATGGCGCCATGTCCTCTTCAGAGATTCAGAGAATCGCGAAGAAAGAGCAGGATGTCATGATTCGATTTGCATGTGATCTTGGAAAAGCTAGACATGATGTTAAACCAAGAACTGTGAGTATTGGTTCAACGCCAACAATGACCCAGTCGCGAGAAATCAAAGACGGCATTACAGAAATACGTCCGGGAAATTATGTTTTCTTCGATTACACCCAAGCCGTATTGGGCTCTTGCGAGATTAACGATATCGCTCTTAGCGTAATGTCCACCATAATCGGTGT
It encodes:
- a CDS encoding radical SAM protein; amino-acid sequence: MTSQGYAYTLEDLQWVPKFMSEVSEYFYVREEDQLLILRPNKVMNLNQTGVKMLKMLLDGKEPRFVVDYFIKNAGAERQQVLNDLADFVTDLREMVSGNQNIYTYNTAKIVPFGYGETKFPVLSEIAVTYRCNNKCKFCYAYSPYRESGEMSTEEVKRVIDIIVDDAKVPSLSFTGGEPTLRTDLFELIQYARKKGLRVNLITNGRKCGDNEYVEQLVEAGLHSAQVSIEGSNAEVHDCIVGVPGAFEETVQGIRNLRETDIYTHCNTTICKLNVHDLENLVDFHAEELDLTYFSMNMVIYTGSAAKLRDELQITFSEIGEIVEKVQKRAKKKGIEFVWYAPTPVCLFNPIAHGLGAKHCACCEGLLSVDAEGNLLPCSSFSEPVGDLLHDGFEEVWYRRAAKFWREKEFAPEGCKSCEYFQYCYGACPLYFDVMGFNEIKPFWPEKNRVSEKIDEMRLKLRRRIKGDQHGIT
- a CDS encoding alanine racemase, with the protein product MHIHDVLTPAAVVDLERAKRNIKRMAEFASENGVSLRPHVKTHRCSEIARIQKKHGCNGITVATLGEALAFAEAGFDDLTLAKPFVLGKEKEAIKLAKKVSLNLLVDHPQTVERLQKAATEEKMTLKVLLKVDCGYHRCGVDPSRPESIRVAESIEKADNLVFEGILTHGGHSYGAMSSSEIQRIAKKEQDVMIRFACDLGKARHDVKPRTVSIGSTPTMTQSREIKDGITEIRPGNYVFFDYTQAVLGSCEINDIALSVMSTIIGVYEGRVVVDAGATALSKDQGPVHVDPECGYGKVIESYEKSELDDKASIQSLSQEHGKIRLQEGSVLQSLEPGSKIRIIPNHSCLVANLFNHYLVSEKSEITQKWKIHRERLSDRPFHSEA